A region of the Lysobacter sp. K5869 genome:
CGTTGCTGAGCGAGGCGGCAGTGGAGATGCGCGTCACCAGCAGCATCCAGCCGACCTCGAAGCCGGCGAACGGCCCGAAGGCTTCGCGCGCGTACAGGTAACCGCCGCCGGGCTGATCGAAATAGCTCGCGGCCTGCGCGTAGCACAGCACCAGCAGCGCCACGGCGAAGCCGGCCAGCAACACCGCCCACAAACTGGCGGGGCCGAGCAGCGCGGCGGCGGTGGCGGGCAACAGGTAAATGCCGCTGCCGATGACGTCGTTGATCGACAAGCCGACGATCTGCCAGCGGCTCACCGCGCGGACGGTGCCGCTGGAGCCGGGCTCGGAAGAGGGCGATGCGGAAACGGCAGGTGCGCGGACGGAAGTCGGCTCGCTCGACGGCTGGCTCAAAACGTTGTTCCCCTCGCTCGGTGGCGGACGGCGCGCGCAAGGGCGGCCGCGATGGGGCCACCTTAGTGCCAGCGCGGCGCCCACTGCAATGCGCACCGCGGCATGTGCGGCGGCGCGAACGCCCTAAGCGCGCCGTGCCGGGTTCGGACCTTAGCCGCGGCCGCTGAATCGGCCGCGTTCGTAAACGTTTTGTTGCGTTCAGCCGTGCCGCCGCCGCGCGGCGGGCGATTAGCGATTAAGCGATCACGCTTTTCGCCGCGATCGCGTCGCGGCCTAACGCAGCGACGCCGCCGGCTGGTTAAAGAAACGTAGCCGCGCCGCCCGCGCCGCCGCTTTCGTTCATCGCGATGACGGCAGTGTGCAGCCCGTGCCGTCCCACTTCCCCTGCGGCACGAGCAGTCGGCCGCGGCTGCGGCGGTCCCCCGGTGTTCCCCCGCACCGCGCCGCAGCCGCGGTCGTGGCCAACACCGGCCGCGCCGCGACCCCGAGGCCCGGCCGAACAACCTGAGGTGCATGCTTCCATGAAGATCGATCTGCGCACTGCCGTCTACGCGTCCATCGTGCTGGGCGCGCTGTCGCTCGCCGCCTGCAAGACCAAGGGCGAAACCACGCCGGACGCGCCGGCGTCCTCGTCCACGCCGTCGAGCGCGCCGGCCGACGCGACCACCACGCCGCCGCCGGCCAACGGCGGCGGTTGATCGCCGCGCTCCGGCCGGCTGGCCCGGCCGGAGCCCGCGACGAGTCGCCGGCTCGCGAACGCGATGCAAGCGCGGCTCGGCGACGGGTTCGGCTGAACGCGCCGCTCGGGCGATTCGAGCGGGCGCCTGGATAAGCGGCCGGCGAGGCCGCGGCGTCCAAGCTTCGATCGACACGAACCGGTTTACTCGGACGCAGCGCGGTTGGGCGAGTCGGCTGCGTTGCGTCCGCTTTTTCGGGCCGTCCGGCGCGAACGCCGCGGCTCAAGCCCCTCCCGCGCGGAGCCGCCCTCGACAAGCGGGCAACGACAACGGCGGCTGCGGGAGGGGCTTGAGCCCCGGCGCTCTCGCCGCCGCGAGCGGCCCGGCGCCCATGCATCCAAGGCCGTGCGGGCCCATCGGCGTGAGCGCGTCTTTACCTGAATGAACGTTTCGCCCGGCCCCTGACTTCCGGCGCTGTCCCGCCCCGCGCGCGGGCCTAGAATCGCGCCCCATGACCGCCGCCTCCGCCCGCACCCGAGCCCTGCGCCTCGCCGCCGCCTTCGCGCTGCTGGCCGTGGCGAGCACGGCCGCGCAGGCGCGCACCGTGTACCGCTGCGTGCGCGACGGCACCGTCAGCCTCGCCACCGCGCCCGAACCCGGCTCGCGCTGCGAACCCAAGCAGTTCGACGACAACGCGGTGAAGCTGCCGAACCTGTGGGGCGAACTCGGCGTCATCAACGGCAACCTCTACGAACGCCAGCAAGACGGCAAGACCGTCTACAGCACGCGCAACCTGCCCGGCTCGGTGCGGGTGATGGGCTTCAGCGTGGCCACGCCGCCGGGCGAACCGGCGCATCCGGGCCTGGGCAAGGTCGGCAAGCCGCAGATCGACAAGTTCTCCGCGCAATTCCGCAGCGCCGCCAAGGCCAACGGCCTCGACGACGCATGGCTGCGCGCGATCGCCCACGCCGAAAGCGGCTTCGACGCCAAGGCGGTGTCGAGCAAGGGCGCGCAAGGCGTGATGCAGCTGATGCCGGAA
Encoded here:
- a CDS encoding lytic transglycosylase domain-containing protein; translated protein: MTAASARTRALRLAAAFALLAVASTAAQARTVYRCVRDGTVSLATAPEPGSRCEPKQFDDNAVKLPNLWGELGVINGNLYERQQDGKTVYSTRNLPGSVRVMGFSVATPPGEPAHPGLGKVGKPQIDKFSAQFRSAAKANGLDDAWLRAIAHAESGFDAKAVSSKGAQGVMQLMPETAKEYGVGDPFSSDESINAGARHLKSLLRRYNNDLTLATAAYNAGIGTVTRYRGVPPYRETQEYIAKVEALLQSYQLALGTRKPALRAAQ